Part of the Chanos chanos chromosome 5, fChaCha1.1, whole genome shotgun sequence genome, aagagacaatTTTGTCAGATGATGGTAAGGGGAACACTTTAACAACTCCCCAGTCCCCACCTccctctgaaaacacagaaggaGGGGGCAATAAGACCCCCAAACCCAACACTGTGGttcctgtctgtgttggtggGTCAATATTAGCAAGTGCAATGCTATCTGAACTCTCAGCTAACCACTCCACATCAATGGAGAGCAGTGGTCAAGTTGATTCTCTAGGGCTTGGGGTACGGATAACAGGCAAACCTTTACAGCCAAAAAACGGCCTGCAACCACAACCTGGGCCCCAGCAACAGCCACAGAAACTCAACAAACGTCGCTATAGTATGAACTCGGGCTTTAAACACCCAGGATTTAGTAAACGGCGGCGACGTGCTAACTCAGAGTGCGACCCCGTTCTGCCCACCAATTTCCTGCTGGGTGGAAACATCTTTGACCCACTGAACCTCAACAGCTTATTGGATGAGGAGGTGAATCGGGCACTAAACGCAGAGACACCCAAGTCTTCACCCTTACCAGTCAAAAACAGAGACCCTGTGGAGATTCTCATCCCTAAAGATATCACAGACCCCCTCAACCTCAATGGGAGGGGTGGGGATGCCCATGGAGGAGTCCTGGTTTCACCCATGAAGAGCGGTGGGAGACGGAGGCATCGAAATCGACACCATGGGGGAGGGGCTGCAGGCCAGCCGGACACTTTAGACTTGGACAGGTCAAGGATGACTGGTGAGGAAGGTGCAACAGTTGTACCACTGTATCCTCACATGGGTACAGGGGTGCACCCAAGCACAGTACCAGAGGTCCCTAAAGAGGGTGCTGTGTTATCTGGACTGCGCACTGTGGAAGAGTCACCAAAACCCTATGAACTCAACACTACTATTAACTGTAGGGATGAGGTGATTCCACCCATACTGCCTCGGCGACAATCACAGCCTTCAAGTAACTCTGCATCTCAAGTACAACTGAGTAATGCTGATTCGGGGTCATCCGGTCAGGCATATCGTCACCGAAAGCGTAGGCGCACCAGCAGCCGTTCGGATCGCCTGTCGGTCACACCAACCCCTGCCACCAAAAGGCCCAGTGCAGAAAGAGGACATAGTCAGACTTTCCACACTCCCATTGGAGGAGGAGTTACAGGAGGACAAGGACCGCGGGTGCAACAGGTTCCTCAAAGCCGTCACAAACCACAGCGCAAATTCCAATTTGGAAACTACAGTCATTACTATGGATATCGGACACCAGGCCTGAGTCAGGATCCGAGAATATCAGTTTTTAGGCCTGAATGGTTTCACGGAAAGAATATTCTTGACCTAGGCTGCAACACAGGTCACATGACACTTGCTATTGCCAAAAACTGGAGTCCTGCCCATATTCTCGGTCTGGACATTGATGGTAGGCTTGTGCATGCCGCACGACAAAACCTACGTCACTTCCTATCTGAGCTTCACAGATTGGGCACAAGGTATGGCATAAACCAAAATAGATGGTTTGGGAATGAAGGAATAGACAACAATGGGacaaggaggaagagaggaagggaggaagagagggaggagaacacagagaaacccagagagaagaaagacaaaatggaGGACTGTCCAGATCAAGGAGTAACCCAGAAAAGTATTGCTGTGGACACACAGGTTAAACATGACCCCTCCCAGCCCGAAGTTGATAGGAAGACTCATAGGGAGGGAAAAGGGACAGAAGGGGTGCAAGGTTTAACCCCTCTCATGGCACTCCCCAGTGGCCAGTGGCAAGCACCCCAGCCTTTTCCTATATCCTTCCGAATCTGCAGGGGTCCCATCGTCGCACCCCCTCTTCTCGAACATTCTCCTGGGGTGTTCCCATCCAATGTTTCTTTTATGAAGGTAAGAGAAATTCAGGAGAGAGCAACAGATTTAGGCCACACTTTGTGTTATTGAATGTAGCTGAAGAAGCCTGTGTCAGCTCATATAATATTCAGCAGTGTTAAAGCCCTCACCACATGACTCCAGTCTAAATTGATTTATTAGACGGCTTTGGGTTTTGGAGGGCTGGGTCACAGGATGATCGTCATGTtttgagtgtatgagtgtaatATAAGACAGTGACTTGTTGTGTGCTGGCATCAGGTCTTGAAATAATGTTTACTAAAACTATTGGAGGTCCCTCTCAAGCAGCTGATAACTTGAATATTTTGACAAAATACCGCATCATCCACAAAAGGTCTCGCAAAGCTTAGCTCTgaaacacacctgtgtgtgtgtgtgtgtgtgtgtgtgtgtgagagagagagagagagagagacaaaatggcTTGTGAGTGGAAACCTTGTAGACATTGATAGGAAAATGTCTGCTTCCTAATCTGTTTGTGAAGCAACtcaactgaatgtgtgtgcacagaaatactaactatatgtgtgtgtgcgtctgcattattcatcagtgtgtatgtgtttggcaCGGCCATTTTAGGTCTACTTTGACAAAAGGCCTGTTCTGTATTCtgaacaactgtgtgtgtgtgtgtgtgtgtgtgttgcactgtAGACAGCTGCTGGCACAatcatactctctctttctggcacaaacacactcgcactcCTTAGGCTAATGTTTGGAATATGTGCCATCCGAACtgacactgtttttgtttttgtcgaTTGCTCAGCGTATAAATGGAATTTTAAGAGTACTTgacagaatttctctctctgtctctctctttctctctgttttctctctctctctctgtctctctctctgtctctctcttttttggcacatttgtgtctgtgcaAGATCTGGTCACGCCTACCAGTGCAAACTTCCTCTTAAAGTCAATGTGCAGCCATGCTCTCAGCTCATATgttgtctcactcactctctctttttttgtgctccTTTAACACGTCCAGCATTTTTAGCCGCACCTCTTTAGCACCATGCacttgcatgtctgtgtgtatgtattttgagTCTATATATGGGTCTTGAGCAATCGAGAGTGTTAGGATATTATTGTGCTGATGTGAACAGACGGAGGACGTTTTAGCTGTTGTCTGAATTCATATTGTTCCATTCAGCAACTTTTAGAAATTGTCAAAATATAGGCTGGACTGCATAAATCCACTTAATAAATTTGATTCACTTAGGAATgaactcactctttctctctctcgctctctctccccctccttctttctttttttctttcttttcttcttcctttctttcggCTGCCATGCTTCTTTTAGGTCAGGGATACTACTTGCTTAGTTTTCTTTTGAAGCTCCTTATATTTTTGTGCTTGTCCTCACAGGCCTCCTAAAAGCACggatatatatttgtatatatttgacTGAGGATTCCATGTATTGAAGTTGAATAGACATTCAGTGAGAGCCATGTTATGGCCTACTGTGTCAAGGATAATAGTCACTCGTGTCAGGAGAACATTCTAATCATTAACACATCATGTCAGATGCTGGAAACTTTGCCCTTATAATCACTTCTTATTGTAATCTTGGGAGAAAATGCTGTAGAACAAAGACTCTCTCACATATTTATTCTGTTTAGCCAGATGACTTATGTAGCAAGAGAGCCGAATAGGGAACTGAGACTAATGGTCACTTTGGGCTAACATTAGTTGCATGCTGCATCTCCCAAGACATACCCATTCTAAGTGatgtcacacactgatgtgACACCATCAATTTTTAGGAAGAATGAATGAGGCAAAGGAGGCCAGTCGTACACTACAGCTTATTGGTGTTTGTATAGAACTAGCCACTGCTTAGCACAGCAATATACACATGTACTGCAGTGCAGGTAGTAGATATGTTCTACAGTTTTATACTTTGAGTGCCAAAAGTCATTCTTCTTACTTAAATATAATTTGTTTGCAAATTGTGCATGAAATATTTTAACCTTGTCAGACACATGTCAtgttaaatcatgtttttcagCATTGTCTATGTGATACACAGCTAAATCTGTATATGCAAAAGAACTCCAGTGCCTATGAAACGTGGAATTATATATGGAAATATAtacaaaactgtatttaaaaatcATTCTCCATGGTTATGAAACTGACATGACTGTCTGTCTTCGGGGAGGCTGAACAGCAGTGGGAATCATGAATAGTATAGCTGCATAAATGTGTTGTATGTCAGAGTGAGTTTTGCGTCCCTCTGATTTTGAATGTAATTCTAGGGGCGGTTTATGCATCGCTCCCCCTGGTAGGTCTGATCCTTgcaaagttgttgttgtttatgagcAGTCCTAATAGATTTATTTTCGTTATGCATTTGTCTGAGTCAGATCATGCTCTGAGCAGTATTCACTaggaagagatggagggggaaaaaaaacccccacttttttttttttttaagttttgaggTAGACCCTTGGAATGTATAGGAAAGTCTCAAACTGTATGTTGAATTCAACCAAATATGAGGGCAGCTCAGAAGGACACCATTCATATTAGAACTGTGCTAACGTGCATTACTgtggggaagaggaagagcagataCCTGAATGCACTCTCAGCTGAGTCAGGATATGCACAGTAGTATGAATGACATAAATATCACATTACACAGTTTATTTCTATGCTGTTAAATAGATAATGGTTAGCTAACAACTAGTAACCTTGCCAGCTGTGCCTTTTAGGTTTTTGTTGTCTAAATTCAGCTATATGCTCTCTAGTATGAGCAGTAAAAGTGTTTCAGCTGTATTGTAGGGAGATGTTTAATTGTTACTTGCTGAAAGCATACAACACCACCAATTTAAAGT contains:
- the mepceb gene encoding 7SK snRNA methylphosphate capping enzyme isoform X1; its protein translation is MIEMSVEKETILSDDGKGNTLTTPQSPPPSENTEGGGNKTPKPNTVVPVCVGGSILASAMLSELSANHSTSMESSGQVDSLGLGVRITGKPLQPKNGLQPQPGPQQQPQKLNKRRYSMNSGFKHPGFSKRRRRANSECDPVLPTNFLLGGNIFDPLNLNSLLDEEVNRALNAETPKSSPLPVKNRDPVEILIPKDITDPLNLNGRGGDAHGGVLVSPMKSGGRRRHRNRHHGGGAAGQPDTLDLDRSRMTGEEGATVVPLYPHMGTGVHPSTVPEVPKEGAVLSGLRTVEESPKPYELNTTINCRDEVIPPILPRRQSQPSSNSASQVQLSNADSGSSGQAYRHRKRRRTSSRSDRLSVTPTPATKRPSAERGHSQTFHTPIGGGVTGGQGPRVQQVPQSRHKPQRKFQFGNYSHYYGYRTPGLSQDPRISVFRPEWFHGKNILDLGCNTGHMTLAIAKNWSPAHILGLDIDGRLVHAARQNLRHFLSELHRLGTRYGINQNRWFGNEGIDNNGTRRKRGREEEREENTEKPREKKDKMEDCPDQGVTQKSIAVDTQVKHDPSQPEVDRKTHREGKGTEGVQGLTPLMALPSGQWQAPQPFPISFRICRGPIVAPPLLEHSPGVFPSNVSFMKGNYVLESDDLLASERAEYDVILCLSLTKWVHLNWGDAGLQRLFKRAFRQLRPGGLFILEPQPWSSYSKRKRLTETTYKNYNSIRFKPDQFSSYLTSEVGFSSYELIGVPKSCPRGFQRPIYVFHKGPSSRK
- the mepceb gene encoding 7SK snRNA methylphosphate capping enzyme isoform X2, encoding MIEMSVEKETILSDDGKGNTLTTPQSPPPSENTEGGGNKTPKPNTVVPVCVGGSILASAMLSELSANHSTSMESSGQVDSLGLGVRITGKPLQPKNGLQPQPGPQQQPQKLNKRRYSMNSGFKHPGFSKRRRRANSECDPVLPTNFLLGGNIFDPLNLNSLLDEEVNRALNAETPKSSPLPVKNRDPVEILIPKDITDPLNLNGRGGDAHGGVLVSPMKSGGRRRHRNRHHGGGAAGQPDTLDLDRSRMTGEEGATVVPLYPHMGTGVHPSTVPEVPKEGAVLSGLRTVEESPKPYELNTTINCRDEVIPPILPRRQSQPSSNSASQVQLSNADSGSSGQAYRHRKRRRTSSRSDRLSVTPTPATKRPSAERGHSQTFHTPIGGGVTGGQGPRVQQVPQSRHKPQRKFQFGNYSHYYGYRTPGLSQDPRISVFRPEWFHGKNILDLGCNTGHMTLAIAKNWSPAHILGLDIDGRLVHAARQNLRHFLSELHRLGTRYGINQNRWFGNEGIDNNGTRRKRGREEEREENTEKPREKKDKMEDCPDQGGKGTEGVQGLTPLMALPSGQWQAPQPFPISFRICRGPIVAPPLLEHSPGVFPSNVSFMKGNYVLESDDLLASERAEYDVILCLSLTKWVHLNWGDAGLQRLFKRAFRQLRPGGLFILEPQPWSSYSKRKRLTETTYKNYNSIRFKPDQFSSYLTSEVGFSSYELIGVPKSCPRGFQRPIYVFHKGPSSRK